One window from the genome of Pseudomonas fluorescens encodes:
- a CDS encoding ABC transporter substrate-binding protein translates to MVTVFRRPHTLAALLFTGLLGVSFLSLTPRSALAAEADPALGSVTDLLGRQVKVHLPVRRVILGEGRQLYLVAALDTQNPIERVVGWRKDLIQSDPDTYGAYLRKFPEIAKIPTFGGFEDGTFDIEQAISQRPDVIILNIEAQHATEDARYIEKLDALGIPVVYVDFRNNPMQNTEPTMRLFGQLFGKQARAEAFIDFRNQQIRRVTDVIEARHPARPKVFIERIGGYTDDCCLSFGNENFGLFVEMAGGDNIAKGIIPTTFGQLNAEQVVVANPAQVVVTSANWEAFAPGGHWVGVGPGADMAQARKKLAWYTRRPAYAGIKAQDDQAFHAIWHQFYNSPYQFVAIQQLAKWFHPTLFADLDPDASFRQLHEQFLPVPYEPGYAVSLDQTEDKP, encoded by the coding sequence ATGGTTACCGTTTTTCGCCGCCCTCACACCCTTGCCGCCCTGCTGTTCACCGGGCTGCTCGGTGTGTCGTTTCTTTCGCTGACGCCCCGCAGTGCCCTGGCCGCCGAGGCGGACCCTGCCCTGGGCAGCGTGACCGACCTGCTCGGGCGCCAGGTCAAGGTCCATCTCCCGGTCAGGCGGGTGATCCTCGGCGAAGGCCGCCAGTTGTACCTGGTGGCGGCACTGGACACGCAAAACCCCATCGAACGCGTCGTCGGTTGGCGCAAGGACCTGATCCAGTCGGATCCGGACACCTACGGCGCCTACCTGCGCAAATTTCCCGAGATTGCCAAGATCCCGACCTTCGGCGGGTTCGAGGACGGCACCTTTGACATCGAACAGGCCATCTCCCAGCGTCCGGATGTGATCATCCTCAATATCGAAGCCCAGCACGCCACCGAGGATGCGCGCTACATCGAGAAGCTCGACGCCTTGGGCATCCCGGTGGTCTACGTGGACTTTCGCAACAACCCGATGCAGAACACCGAGCCGACCATGCGCCTGTTCGGCCAACTGTTCGGCAAGCAAGCCCGTGCCGAAGCCTTCATCGATTTTCGCAACCAACAGATTCGACGGGTCACCGACGTCATTGAAGCGCGCCACCCTGCCCGGCCCAAGGTCTTCATCGAGCGAATCGGCGGCTACACCGATGATTGCTGCCTGAGCTTCGGCAACGAGAATTTCGGCCTGTTCGTCGAAATGGCCGGTGGCGACAACATCGCCAAAGGCATCATCCCCACCACGTTCGGCCAGTTGAATGCCGAACAAGTGGTGGTCGCCAACCCGGCACAGGTGGTGGTCACCAGTGCCAACTGGGAAGCCTTTGCACCCGGTGGCCATTGGGTCGGCGTCGGCCCCGGGGCGGATATGGCCCAAGCCAGGAAAAAACTGGCGTGGTACACCCGGCGACCGGCCTACGCCGGCATCAAGGCCCAGGACGACCAGGCGTTCCACGCCATTTGGCACCAGTTCTACAACAGCCCCTATCAGTTCGTGGCCATCCAGCAATTGGCCAAGTGGTTCCACCCGACGTTATTCGCCGACCTGGACCCGGACGCCTCGTTCCGTCAACTGCACGAGCAGTTCCTGCCAGTTCCTTATGAGCCGGGTTACGCCGTCAGCCTGGACCAGACCGAGGACAAGCCATGA
- a CDS encoding FecR domain-containing protein: MLTRRREPPLDPKVLEEAAEWLMRLSESDLSDTERAEWECWRASSPERGRAWSRAQLLQSKLGGLPRALAMSALDRPSSPERRAALGKLALLLAAVPVGWGSWKLAQSQQWSADYRTAIGERRELTLADGSHLTLNTGTAIDVLFDTRQRLLHVREGEVLVQTAPDASPQARPFLVSTREGRMQALGTRFIVRQLPSRTHLAVLEGAVRIELTEARQAAPLIVNAGQRTDFSSQAFGPLTPTDRNASAWTQGMLMADRMRLADFVAELARYRRGFVRCDPAIAELRVSGAFPISDTQRTLNMLVQTYPVLVTGHLSGYWVTLSPA, translated from the coding sequence ATGCTCACTCGTCGCCGTGAGCCGCCGCTCGACCCCAAGGTCCTCGAAGAAGCCGCCGAATGGCTGATGCGCTTGAGCGAAAGCGACCTCAGTGACACCGAGCGCGCCGAATGGGAATGCTGGAGGGCCAGCAGCCCCGAGCGCGGCCGGGCCTGGTCTCGTGCGCAATTGCTGCAAAGCAAGCTCGGCGGCTTGCCACGCGCATTGGCGATGTCGGCGCTGGATCGCCCAAGCAGCCCCGAACGACGCGCGGCCCTCGGCAAACTGGCGTTGCTGCTGGCAGCGGTGCCTGTCGGTTGGGGCAGTTGGAAACTGGCGCAATCGCAGCAATGGTCCGCCGACTACCGCACCGCCATCGGCGAGCGCCGCGAGTTGACCCTGGCCGACGGCTCTCACCTCACCCTCAATACCGGCACGGCCATCGACGTACTGTTCGACACCCGCCAGCGGCTCCTCCATGTGCGCGAAGGGGAAGTCCTGGTGCAGACCGCGCCGGATGCCTCACCCCAGGCCCGACCGTTCCTGGTCAGCACCCGCGAGGGCCGGATGCAGGCCCTGGGTACGCGGTTCATCGTGCGCCAGCTGCCATCGCGCACCCATCTGGCGGTACTCGAAGGCGCAGTGCGGATTGAATTGACCGAGGCTCGCCAGGCCGCGCCGCTCATCGTCAACGCCGGACAGCGTACCGACTTCTCGTCCCAGGCCTTCGGCCCGTTGACCCCGACAGATCGTAACGCCAGCGCCTGGACCCAAGGCATGCTGATGGCCGACAGGATGCGCCTGGCGGATTTCGTCGCCGAACTGGCGCGCTATCGCCGCGGCTTCGTGCGTTGCGACCCGGCCATTGCCGAGCTGCGGGTGTCCGGCGCGTTTCCCATCAGCGATACCCAGCGCACGCTCAACATGCTGGTGCAAACCTACCCGGTCCTGGTCACCGGTCATTTGAGCGGTTACTGGGTGACGCTTTCCCCGGCCTGA
- a CDS encoding sigma-70 family RNA polymerase sigma factor yields the protein MSETLPANNDQHLRVIEDLYAGHHSWLYNTLKKKLGNAMDAADLAQDTFARILASQVTAIDQPRAYLSCVAKGILINWYQRKALERAYLEALAHLPAQEVPSPELRFLVLETLHEIDAMLDTLPAPVKRAFLLSQIGGLKYDDIAQQLNVSLITVKRYMKQAFVQCLMLVE from the coding sequence ATGAGCGAAACCCTGCCCGCGAACAACGACCAGCATCTGCGCGTGATCGAAGACCTGTACGCCGGCCATCACAGCTGGCTGTACAACACGCTGAAGAAGAAGCTGGGCAACGCCATGGATGCGGCGGACCTGGCGCAAGACACCTTCGCGCGCATTCTCGCCTCCCAAGTCACGGCCATTGACCAGCCCCGGGCCTACCTGAGCTGCGTGGCCAAGGGCATTCTCATCAATTGGTATCAGCGCAAGGCCCTGGAACGTGCCTACCTGGAGGCGCTCGCGCATTTGCCGGCCCAGGAAGTGCCCTCCCCGGAATTGCGCTTTCTGGTGCTGGAAACCCTGCACGAAATCGACGCCATGCTCGACACCCTCCCGGCGCCGGTCAAGCGGGCATTCCTGCTGTCGCAGATCGGCGGCCTGAAATACGACGACATCGCCCAACAGCTGAACGTCTCGCTGATCACGGTCAAGCGCTACATGAAGCAGGCATTCGTGCAGTGCTTGATGTTGGTGGAATGA
- a CDS encoding FecCD family ABC transporter permease codes for MTSLNETLVMQRDTYRRLVLRKRLILGGLTLLLICSVLLDLALGPARYSLDEVLGALFSPDSASPQVRVVMWDIRLPVALMAVAVGAALSLAGAQMQTILNNPLASPFTLGISAAASFGAAMGLAFGVALFPLAAQYMVPVNAFIMAMLSALLIHFLSLRRGVTAETIVLLGIALVFTFNALLALVQFFATEQAVAAVVFWTMGSLTKATWPKLGVICLVILVTLPVFARRAWALTALRLGDDKAASFGINVRSLRFQTLIMVSLLASFPVAFVGTIGFIGLVGPHIARMLIGEDQRFFLPASVLTGALILSASSVISKTLIPGAIFPIGVVTSLIGVPFFISLILGGKKNSW; via the coding sequence ATGACGTCGTTGAACGAAACCCTGGTGATGCAACGTGACACCTACCGGCGCCTGGTGCTGCGCAAGCGGCTCATTCTCGGCGGGCTCACGCTGTTGCTGATTTGCAGCGTCCTGCTCGACCTGGCCCTCGGGCCGGCACGCTACAGCCTCGACGAAGTGCTCGGCGCACTGTTTTCGCCGGACAGCGCTTCGCCCCAGGTTCGCGTGGTGATGTGGGACATCCGCCTGCCTGTGGCGCTGATGGCTGTCGCGGTCGGCGCCGCGTTGTCGCTGGCCGGCGCGCAGATGCAGACGATCCTCAACAACCCGCTGGCCAGCCCGTTCACCCTGGGCATTTCCGCTGCCGCCAGTTTTGGTGCGGCCATGGGACTGGCGTTTGGCGTGGCCTTGTTCCCATTGGCGGCGCAGTACATGGTGCCGGTGAACGCGTTCATCATGGCCATGTTGTCGGCATTGTTGATCCACTTCCTGAGCCTGCGCCGCGGTGTCACCGCCGAGACCATCGTGCTGCTTGGCATCGCCCTGGTGTTCACCTTCAATGCGTTGCTGGCGCTGGTGCAATTCTTCGCCACCGAGCAAGCCGTGGCCGCCGTGGTGTTCTGGACGATGGGTAGCCTGACCAAAGCCACCTGGCCCAAGCTCGGGGTAATCTGCCTGGTGATCCTGGTCACCCTGCCGGTTTTCGCCCGGCGCGCCTGGGCCTTGACCGCGCTGCGGTTGGGGGACGACAAGGCCGCGAGTTTCGGCATCAACGTGCGCAGCCTGCGCTTTCAGACGCTGATCATGGTCAGCCTGCTCGCCTCGTTCCCGGTGGCGTTTGTCGGCACGATCGGCTTCATCGGCCTGGTCGGCCCGCACATCGCGCGGATGCTGATCGGTGAAGACCAACGGTTCTTCCTGCCGGCGTCGGTGCTGACCGGCGCCCTGATTCTGTCCGCCAGTTCGGTGATCAGCAAAACCCTGATCCCTGGGGCCATTTTCCCCATCGGTGTGGTGACGTCGCTGATCGGCGTGCCCTTCTTCATATCCTTGATTCTCGGCGGGAAGAAAAACTCATGGTAA
- a CDS encoding ABC transporter ATP-binding protein encodes MVTIRLENLGARYGQRTVIHGVTTAAFVGGQVVAVVGPNAAGKSTLFKRMAGLIDGPGQVILEGSKKGPQGISYMPQGLNASARLTVYESVLLARKQLTPGWVVHDDELKRVDDILAALGITELSFRNLGELSGGQQQLVSIAQTLVREPEILLMDEPTSALDMHRQVQVLNFMRALARKRQVIVFIAIHDLNQALRFADQVLVIADNTAQGSGPSAEVITESMLRQVYKVEARIEQCSRGERHILIDDIV; translated from the coding sequence ATGGTAACGATCCGGCTGGAGAATCTCGGAGCCCGCTATGGCCAGCGCACGGTCATTCACGGCGTGACCACGGCAGCTTTTGTCGGCGGCCAGGTGGTGGCGGTAGTCGGCCCCAACGCGGCGGGCAAATCCACCTTGTTCAAGCGCATGGCCGGGTTGATCGACGGCCCCGGGCAGGTGATCCTGGAGGGCTCGAAAAAGGGACCGCAGGGCATCAGCTACATGCCCCAGGGCTTGAACGCCAGTGCCCGGTTGACGGTGTACGAGTCGGTGCTGCTGGCGCGCAAGCAGCTCACGCCGGGCTGGGTCGTCCACGATGACGAACTGAAGCGGGTGGATGACATTCTCGCCGCGCTGGGCATCACTGAGTTGTCGTTCCGTAACCTCGGAGAGCTCAGCGGCGGACAGCAGCAACTGGTGTCGATCGCCCAGACCCTGGTGCGCGAACCGGAAATCCTGTTGATGGATGAGCCGACCAGCGCCCTGGACATGCATCGGCAAGTCCAGGTGCTGAATTTCATGCGGGCCCTGGCGCGCAAACGCCAGGTCATTGTGTTCATCGCCATCCATGACCTGAACCAGGCGCTGCGCTTTGCCGACCAAGTGCTGGTCATCGCCGACAACACCGCCCAGGGCAGCGGCCCGAGCGCCGAGGTGATCACCGAGTCGATGCTGCGCCAGGTCTACAAGGTCGAAGCGCGGATCGAGCAGTGCAGCCGCGGCGAGCGCCACATCCTGATCGACGATATCGTTTGA
- a CDS encoding TonB-dependent receptor yields the protein MLVARPLRPDRPSKPVMRSVLLSLALSTVTGPFAFAAVPAQLEAVAPRAYDIAPGPLGPALSSFAVTAGIALSFQPSITEGLVSPGLSGTYPATQALTQLLADSGVEMVARDDGSYTLVLRQVSLPQISVDAAGRRSSDLPPTDANGQVARGARLGLLGNADVMDAPFSVSSYTSTMIRDQQATTVGDLLERDASVRSTGQAGGIVDSFFIRGFPLGEGNLGELAFDGVYGVASNYRVFTDYAERIELVKGPAALLYGMSPNSAVGGVINVVPKRALDEDLTRFTSRYATNSQLGGHLDVSRRFGEERRFGIRLNGSLQQGDTAIDKQSRDVGTGAMSLDYQGDRLRMTLDLISQDEKFDAASRPFLIDSGVQIPSAANGRTSVSQDWGRSRARDKSALLSGEYDLSDQLTLFAHAGGGKSEVERMSDQTPTIINAAGDTSSVPGYYKFNVQRYTVDAGARLGFDTGPVSHRAVLQVSRYRDELSRGIVSGPVILSNIYHPVDRPRPNIAEPHTPKISESELSGVALADTLSVLDERLQLTLGLRRQNIQSDNYNTTVATPSYDKSKTTPLLGIVAKPWDHVALYYNYIEGLSKGDIAPAAATNADEVFSPYISRQQEIGLKLDYERFMATLALFQIKKPSGELSSRVFSVQAQQRNRGVELNLSGEIAKGTRLLGGVTLLDGELTRTSVAANRGNTPVGVPKVQANLWAEWDTPGIDGLTLTSGAIYTASQYVDQANTQELDAWTRFDVGARYATRIAERPTTFRATVQNVFDRAYWSGVASYGAFSQGAPRTLLLSATVDF from the coding sequence ATGCTCGTTGCGCGGCCCCTGCGTCCGGATCGTCCGTCCAAGCCCGTCATGCGCAGTGTGCTGTTGAGCCTTGCGTTGAGCACGGTCACCGGGCCGTTCGCCTTCGCCGCCGTGCCCGCACAACTGGAAGCCGTCGCCCCCCGCGCCTATGACATCGCCCCGGGGCCGCTCGGCCCTGCCCTGTCGAGCTTTGCGGTGACCGCCGGCATTGCCTTGTCGTTCCAGCCCTCGATCACTGAGGGCCTGGTCAGCCCGGGGCTTTCCGGCACTTATCCGGCCACGCAAGCACTCACCCAGCTGCTGGCCGACAGCGGCGTGGAAATGGTTGCCCGCGACGATGGCAGCTACACACTGGTGCTGCGCCAGGTGTCCCTGCCGCAGATCAGCGTCGACGCCGCCGGCAGACGCAGCAGCGACCTGCCACCTACCGACGCCAACGGCCAGGTCGCTCGCGGCGCACGCCTCGGCCTGCTGGGCAACGCCGATGTGATGGATGCACCGTTCAGCGTCAGCAGCTACACCTCGACGATGATCAGGGATCAACAGGCAACCACCGTGGGCGACTTGCTGGAACGCGACGCTTCGGTGCGCTCCACTGGCCAGGCGGGCGGCATCGTCGATTCGTTCTTCATCCGCGGTTTTCCGTTGGGGGAAGGCAACCTCGGGGAGTTGGCTTTCGACGGCGTGTATGGCGTGGCGTCCAATTACCGGGTGTTCACCGATTACGCCGAGCGCATCGAACTGGTCAAGGGGCCCGCCGCGCTGCTGTATGGCATGTCGCCCAACAGCGCGGTGGGTGGAGTGATCAACGTGGTCCCCAAGCGCGCCCTCGACGAGGACCTGACCCGCTTCACCAGCCGCTACGCCACGAACTCGCAACTGGGCGGCCACCTCGACGTCAGTCGGCGCTTTGGCGAGGAACGCCGGTTCGGAATCAGGCTCAACGGTAGCCTGCAGCAGGGTGACACGGCCATCGACAAGCAGTCCCGAGACGTCGGTACCGGCGCCATGTCCCTGGATTACCAAGGGGATCGCCTGCGCATGACCCTGGACCTGATCAGCCAGGATGAAAAATTCGACGCCGCCTCCCGCCCTTTCCTGATCGACTCTGGCGTGCAAATCCCCTCCGCCGCCAACGGCCGCACCAGTGTCAGCCAGGACTGGGGACGCTCCCGGGCCCGGGACAAATCGGCGTTGCTGAGTGGCGAGTACGACCTCAGCGACCAACTGACCCTGTTTGCCCACGCTGGCGGTGGAAAATCCGAGGTCGAGCGCATGTCCGACCAGACCCCGACCATCATCAACGCCGCCGGCGACACGTCATCGGTTCCCGGCTATTACAAATTCAACGTCCAACGCTACACCGTCGATGCCGGCGCACGCCTGGGCTTCGACACCGGGCCGGTCAGCCACCGCGCGGTGCTGCAAGTCAGCCGTTATCGCGATGAATTGTCCCGGGGCATTGTTTCCGGCCCCGTTATCCTCTCGAACATCTATCACCCGGTCGATCGACCCAGGCCCAACATCGCCGAACCTCACACGCCAAAAATCTCCGAGAGCGAACTGTCGGGCGTCGCCCTGGCCGACACCTTGTCGGTGCTCGATGAGCGCCTGCAACTCACCCTCGGATTGCGCCGACAAAACATCCAGTCGGACAACTACAACACCACCGTTGCCACCCCGTCCTACGACAAAAGCAAGACCACCCCACTGCTCGGTATCGTCGCCAAGCCCTGGGACCATGTCGCGCTGTACTACAACTACATCGAAGGCCTGAGCAAGGGCGACATCGCACCGGCTGCCGCCACGAACGCCGACGAAGTTTTTTCACCCTACATTTCCCGCCAGCAGGAGATCGGGCTCAAGCTCGACTACGAGCGTTTCATGGCCACGCTGGCGCTGTTCCAGATCAAGAAACCCAGCGGCGAATTGTCGTCCAGGGTGTTTTCGGTCCAGGCCCAGCAACGCAACCGTGGCGTGGAACTGAACCTGTCCGGCGAGATTGCCAAGGGCACGCGCCTGCTCGGTGGCGTGACGCTACTCGATGGGGAACTGACCCGCACCAGCGTGGCCGCCAACCGCGGCAATACACCGGTGGGCGTGCCCAAGGTCCAGGCCAACCTCTGGGCCGAGTGGGACACCCCGGGCATCGATGGGCTGACGCTGACCAGCGGCGCGATCTACACCGCCAGCCAGTACGTCGACCAGGCCAACACCCAGGAACTGGATGCCTGGACCCGCTTCGACGTCGGTGCCCGCTATGCCACGCGCATTGCCGAACGGCCCACGACATTTCGCGCCACGGTGCAGAACGTCTTTGACCGCGCCTATTGGTCGGGGGTCGCGTCCTATGGCGCGTTTTCCCAAGGCGCACCGCGCACGCTGTTGTTATCCGCCACCGTTGATTTCTGA
- a CDS encoding aminotransferase class V-fold PLP-dependent enzyme: MNVEQLRADTPGVAHLVHFNNAGAALMPEPVIEAVTNHLQREARLGGYEAAGQQAAALDNVYNAIGRLINAQPDEIAVIENATRAWDMAFYSLPLRPGDVVLTSTTEYAGNYIPYLQLKKLRGIELRIIPNDEHGQVSLPALKTLLEDDRVALVSLPVIATNGGPVQPVEQIGALARAAGVLFMLDACQGVGQMPIDVKRIGCHMLAATSRKYLRGPRGMGFLYVEKALCQNLEPVFLDLHAASLQTPDTFSLRGDAKRFENWECNVAAKLGLGAAVEYALAQGIEPMWQRIQHLASHLRERLTAISTVTLQDQGTLQSGIVTFTHRHGSATQVQQWLAGQAKRINVSTSTFRSTMLDMQQRDLLEVSRASVHAYNTEAEIDTLAAALAHLPRT; the protein is encoded by the coding sequence TTGAACGTTGAACAACTGCGCGCCGATACGCCCGGTGTCGCGCATCTGGTCCATTTCAACAACGCCGGTGCGGCACTGATGCCTGAACCGGTGATCGAGGCCGTGACCAACCACCTGCAACGGGAGGCGCGCCTCGGTGGTTACGAGGCCGCCGGGCAACAGGCCGCGGCGCTGGACAATGTCTACAACGCCATTGGCCGCCTGATCAACGCCCAGCCCGACGAAATCGCGGTAATCGAAAACGCCACCCGCGCCTGGGACATGGCCTTCTATTCATTGCCGCTGCGGCCCGGCGATGTGGTGCTGACGTCCACCACCGAATACGCCGGCAACTACATCCCCTACCTGCAACTGAAGAAACTCCGCGGTATCGAGCTGCGGATCATTCCCAACGATGAACACGGCCAGGTGTCGCTGCCGGCCCTCAAGACGCTGCTGGAGGATGATCGCGTCGCCTTGGTGTCCTTGCCGGTGATTGCCACCAACGGCGGACCGGTCCAACCCGTCGAACAGATCGGCGCCCTGGCACGGGCCGCCGGGGTGCTGTTTATGCTCGATGCCTGCCAAGGGGTCGGGCAAATGCCGATCGATGTGAAACGCATCGGCTGCCACATGCTCGCCGCGACCAGCCGCAAGTACCTGCGCGGCCCCAGGGGCATGGGTTTTCTCTATGTCGAAAAGGCCCTGTGCCAGAACCTTGAGCCGGTTTTTCTCGACCTGCATGCCGCCTCGCTGCAAACACCTGACACGTTCAGCCTGCGTGGCGATGCCAAGCGTTTCGAGAATTGGGAATGCAACGTGGCGGCCAAGCTGGGGCTCGGCGCGGCGGTGGAATATGCTCTGGCCCAAGGCATCGAGCCGATGTGGCAGCGCATCCAACACCTGGCCAGCCATTTGCGCGAACGCCTGACGGCGATTTCGACAGTGACGCTTCAAGACCAGGGCACGCTCCAATCCGGCATCGTCACATTCACTCACCGACACGGCAGCGCGACCCAGGTCCAGCAATGGCTGGCGGGCCAGGCCAAACGGATCAACGTCAGCACATCGACGTTCCGCTCGACGATGCTCGACATGCAGCAACGCGACTTGCTGGAAGTCAGCCGCGCCTCCGTACACGCCTACAATACCGAAGCTGAAATCGACACCCTGGCGGCCGCGCTGGCGCACCTGCCGCGCACCTGA
- a CDS encoding methyl-accepting chemotaxis protein has translation MLRNAPLRLKLLLILLLPLLGFLILAGVFVVDNYKTLRDMDATVTASATAQKLSQLITVLQRERGASGVFLGSAGKSMGERMAQARQDSNASVEVVSRLSASGSAQLDNVLQALAQLPAIRGQVDKLGISSTESGVRYTEIIQALVGYTHSLEATINNATIVHALGALNQFIEMKERAGRERVVLGLVFSQDRFDETLLSRFSRNLGEFSAYSDAFRRQAQPALLQQFTEQMLKPAAVEVGKLQRLAFEVPLGQSLGIKPEAWFELSTQRIDMMGQVEEALGQNVSRLAVHGRDEASRALWLTLGAVVVALLAVTVLSYVIIRMIDLAVRDVNRALNGLAQRDLTARATYEGRDEFGQISRNLNRMAQEISEVVQEIGNATAQVATAAQESSTVTVQTSASVEQQRQGTEQVATAINQMSATVREVAQSTNDAAHMSQQVNLSTAQGRVEIESTIGLIRQLSGQAEETAGIIGDLKLESDAISSVLDVIRGIAEQTNLLALNAAIEAARAGDHGRGFAVVASEVRTLAQKTQESTGNIQQMISNLQAGSDRAALSMQQTLDKAQDGASKVERAGTLLVEIAEGVATISDRNIQIASAAEEQNAVSEDINRNVNEINDLVIQVSAGAEQTAITSQELARLAEYQQQLVNRFKVA, from the coding sequence ATGCTCAGGAATGCACCGCTGCGTCTGAAACTTTTATTGATCCTGCTCCTTCCCTTGTTGGGATTCCTGATTTTGGCCGGCGTCTTTGTCGTGGATAACTACAAGACACTGCGCGATATGGACGCCACGGTCACCGCCAGCGCCACGGCGCAGAAGTTGAGCCAACTGATTACGGTATTGCAGCGTGAACGCGGCGCCAGCGGGGTGTTCCTGGGCAGCGCGGGCAAGTCCATGGGTGAGCGGATGGCCCAGGCGCGCCAGGATTCCAATGCTTCTGTCGAGGTGGTGAGCCGGTTGTCTGCGTCGGGGAGCGCGCAATTGGACAACGTCCTCCAGGCCTTGGCGCAACTGCCCGCCATTCGTGGGCAAGTGGATAAGTTGGGTATCAGCAGCACCGAATCGGGTGTTCGTTATACCGAGATCATTCAAGCGCTCGTGGGCTATACCCACTCTTTGGAAGCGACGATCAATAACGCCACCATTGTTCATGCACTCGGTGCGCTCAATCAGTTTATCGAGATGAAAGAACGGGCTGGACGCGAGCGGGTCGTGCTGGGCCTGGTATTCAGCCAGGACCGTTTCGACGAGACATTGTTGTCGCGTTTTAGCCGTAATCTCGGTGAGTTCTCTGCTTATTCCGACGCATTCCGTCGCCAGGCCCAGCCAGCCTTGCTTCAACAGTTTACCGAGCAGATGCTCAAACCCGCTGCGGTCGAAGTGGGCAAGTTGCAGCGCCTGGCTTTCGAAGTGCCATTGGGGCAGTCGCTGGGCATCAAGCCAGAGGCCTGGTTTGAACTCTCCACTCAGCGCATCGACATGATGGGCCAAGTGGAGGAAGCCCTCGGTCAAAACGTCAGCCGCCTGGCGGTACACGGGCGCGATGAAGCCAGCCGTGCGTTGTGGTTGACCCTCGGTGCGGTCGTCGTGGCGCTGCTGGCGGTGACGGTGCTGTCGTATGTGATCATCCGCATGATCGATTTGGCGGTACGCGATGTGAACCGGGCCCTGAACGGCCTGGCACAACGTGATCTCACTGCCAGGGCCACGTACGAGGGTCGGGATGAATTCGGCCAGATCTCGCGCAACCTCAATCGCATGGCGCAGGAGATCAGCGAAGTCGTGCAGGAAATCGGCAATGCCACGGCGCAGGTGGCCACCGCCGCGCAAGAGTCTTCCACGGTGACGGTCCAGACCAGTGCGAGTGTCGAGCAACAGCGCCAAGGCACCGAGCAGGTGGCCACCGCGATCAATCAGATGAGCGCCACGGTGCGCGAGGTGGCGCAAAGTACCAACGATGCGGCGCACATGTCGCAACAGGTCAACCTCAGCACGGCGCAAGGGCGCGTGGAAATCGAAAGTACCATCGGGCTGATTCGCCAATTGTCCGGGCAGGCCGAGGAGACCGCGGGGATCATTGGTGATCTCAAGCTGGAAAGCGATGCGATCTCTTCCGTGCTCGACGTGATTCGCGGCATTGCCGAACAGACCAATCTGCTGGCGCTCAATGCGGCGATTGAAGCGGCGCGGGCCGGTGATCATGGGCGCGGGTTTGCGGTGGTCGCCTCCGAGGTGCGCACCCTGGCACAAAAGACGCAGGAGTCCACGGGCAACATTCAACAGATGATCAGCAACCTGCAAGCCGGGTCGGATCGTGCGGCGCTGTCCATGCAGCAGACCCTGGACAAGGCTCAGGACGGGGCGAGCAAAGTCGAGCGCGCGGGGACGTTGTTGGTGGAGATCGCCGAGGGCGTGGCGACGATCAGCGACCGTAACATCCAGATCGCCTCCGCAGCCGAAGAGCAGAACGCGGTGTCCGAGGACATCAATCGTAACGTGAACGAGATCAATGACCTGGTGATCCAGGTGAGTGCCGGTGCCGAGCAGACGGCCATCACCAGCCAGGAACTGGCGCGCCTGGCCGAGTACCAGCAACAGTTGGTCAATCGCTTCAAGGTCGCCTAA